One genomic region from Fictibacillus marinisediminis encodes:
- a CDS encoding enoyl-CoA hydratase — protein MGKYLEVVKNNHLAVITINNPPLNVLSRAVFQELDDTFMELEHDRETVAVLLTGEGDKAFVAGADIKEFPQMMGDPDMKSQVMEVHYILNRIDSFPKPTIAVLNGLTLGGGCELALSCDIRIAEEHSQIGLPEITLGLFPGGGGTQRLPRLVGEAKSKEIMFTGEPISADAAERIGLVNKVVPSGEGLASAKQLASKITRHSLQALSRIKQSVDEGLNKSLDEGIEVEASLFQEVFQTEDIKEGVQAFFEKRKPAFQHR, from the coding sequence ATGGGAAAATATCTTGAGGTAGTAAAAAACAATCATCTCGCTGTCATTACGATTAACAATCCGCCGCTGAATGTATTGAGCAGAGCCGTATTCCAGGAGCTTGATGATACGTTCATGGAGTTGGAACATGACCGGGAAACGGTAGCCGTTTTACTGACGGGAGAGGGAGATAAAGCATTCGTTGCTGGAGCCGACATTAAAGAGTTTCCTCAGATGATGGGGGACCCTGATATGAAGTCACAAGTGATGGAGGTCCATTATATCCTAAACCGAATTGATTCTTTTCCAAAGCCTACGATCGCTGTCCTGAACGGCTTGACACTCGGAGGCGGCTGTGAGCTTGCCCTTTCATGCGATATAAGGATTGCTGAGGAACACAGCCAGATCGGACTGCCTGAAATAACCCTCGGATTATTTCCTGGCGGGGGAGGAACACAGCGTCTTCCCCGCTTAGTGGGAGAAGCGAAATCAAAAGAAATAATGTTTACAGGGGAACCGATTTCAGCAGACGCAGCTGAACGAATCGGACTGGTCAATAAGGTAGTCCCTTCCGGTGAAGGACTGGCCAGTGCCAAACAGCTGGCAAGTAAAATCACCCGACACTCGCTTCAGGCTCTTTCACGAATTAAACAATCGGTTGATGAAGGCCTTAACAAATCCTTGGATGAAGGCATCGAAGTGGAAGCTTCTCTGTTTCAGGAAGTGTTCCAAACGGAAGATATCAAAGAGGGCGTTCAGGCATTTTTTGAAAAAAGAAAACCCGCCTTTCAGCATCGTTGA
- a CDS encoding long-chain-fatty-acid--CoA ligase: MSENKVWKSHYPETIQPDILIPDLSIPQLLQQTAERYPDSNALSFYSHKTTYGELLNLVNGFASALQQSGVKAGDRVAIMLPNCPQYVITYYGVLTAGAIVTQVNPMLVERELQLILEDSGAETIVVYEPLYEQVKKQKHVSPLKRIISVSFDESQKDLSPDCSFSQFLQSGTGRIDLAVIVPERDVAVLQYTGGTTGRSKGAMLTHKNIIANVLQSHEFFKYNIEFGKEKYLTVIPLFHVFGMTSCMNLAIYTASESIMLPRFEINEVLQTIKNEQPTVFPGVPTMYVAITNHPEAENFGIDSIKVCNSGSAPMPVELLQDFERKTGSKILEGYGLSEASPTTHCNPMFSERKEGSVGIGLPSTDCRIVDLATGTEDVKTGELGELIIKGPQVMKGYWNMPEETEHTLRNGWLYTGDIAKMDDDGYVFIMDRKKDLIIASGYNIYPREVEEVLYEFPAVQEAVVIGVPDAYRGEDVKAILVLKAGKTATEDEIIYYCKQNLSAYKIPNVIEFREQLPKTNVGKILRRALREEARIKTR; encoded by the coding sequence TGCTGAATCTCGTAAACGGTTTTGCATCCGCTTTGCAGCAGTCGGGAGTGAAAGCCGGAGACCGTGTGGCCATTATGCTGCCGAACTGTCCTCAATATGTGATTACATACTATGGAGTCCTGACTGCCGGAGCGATCGTTACCCAGGTTAATCCGATGCTCGTTGAGCGGGAACTGCAGCTTATCCTCGAAGACAGCGGAGCTGAGACCATCGTCGTCTATGAACCGCTATATGAACAGGTGAAAAAGCAAAAGCATGTTTCTCCTTTAAAACGGATCATTTCGGTTAGTTTTGATGAAAGCCAAAAAGATCTTTCACCAGACTGTTCTTTTTCTCAGTTTTTGCAAAGCGGCACCGGTCGTATCGATCTTGCAGTAATTGTTCCTGAACGGGATGTTGCAGTTTTACAATACACCGGAGGGACAACTGGACGTTCCAAAGGCGCCATGCTGACGCATAAAAATATCATCGCTAACGTCCTTCAATCACATGAGTTTTTTAAATATAACATTGAGTTCGGGAAAGAAAAGTATTTAACGGTCATTCCTCTTTTCCATGTGTTTGGCATGACTTCCTGTATGAATCTCGCAATCTATACCGCATCAGAATCAATCATGCTCCCGAGATTCGAAATCAATGAGGTTCTTCAAACAATTAAAAATGAACAGCCGACCGTTTTTCCCGGTGTTCCGACGATGTATGTTGCGATCACCAACCATCCGGAAGCTGAAAACTTCGGTATAGACAGTATAAAAGTGTGCAATAGCGGAAGTGCTCCGATGCCTGTCGAACTGCTTCAGGATTTTGAGAGAAAGACAGGTTCAAAGATTCTAGAAGGCTACGGATTATCAGAAGCCTCACCGACCACACATTGCAATCCGATGTTTTCTGAACGAAAAGAAGGGAGCGTAGGCATTGGTCTGCCGTCGACAGATTGCCGTATCGTGGACTTGGCAACAGGAACTGAAGACGTGAAGACAGGTGAACTGGGTGAGCTCATTATCAAGGGGCCGCAAGTCATGAAGGGTTATTGGAACATGCCGGAGGAGACAGAACATACCCTTCGCAACGGCTGGCTCTACACCGGAGATATAGCCAAGATGGATGATGACGGTTATGTCTTCATCATGGATCGCAAAAAGGACCTTATTATCGCGAGCGGCTACAACATCTATCCAAGGGAAGTAGAAGAAGTGCTATATGAATTCCCAGCCGTTCAAGAAGCCGTTGTGATTGGTGTACCTGATGCTTACAGAGGAGAAGATGTGAAGGCTATCCTTGTATTAAAAGCAGGGAAAACCGCAACAGAGGATGAGATTATTTACTATTGCAAACAAAATTTATCTGCGTATAAGATCCCGAATGTCATCGAGTTTCGCGAGCAACTGCCCAAGACGAATGTCGGTAAAATTTTGCGCAGAGCTTTGCGGGAAGAAGCACGAATAAAGACAAGGTAG
- a CDS encoding TetR/AcrR family transcriptional regulator produces the protein MKEKITECSIRLFEKKGFSETSIQDIVDAIGVTKGTFYYYFASKEELLMNIHNRYIDELLNQQERIISDQTKSSKEKLFEIVYALIGNIRQAGASAKVFFREIKNLNEERLSLIIPKRDRFRFNLEQLIHDAIENGEFRSDLNASIVTFGILGAANWSYQWFNPDGMMSEREVAEIFVEMILNGIAHRN, from the coding sequence ATGAAGGAAAAAATTACGGAATGCAGCATCCGTTTATTTGAGAAAAAGGGATTCAGTGAAACATCCATACAGGATATTGTTGATGCTATAGGCGTAACAAAAGGGACTTTCTATTATTATTTTGCTAGCAAAGAAGAACTGCTGATGAACATTCACAACAGATATATTGATGAACTATTAAACCAGCAGGAACGAATCATCTCTGATCAAACGAAATCAAGCAAAGAAAAGCTGTTTGAGATCGTTTATGCGTTAATCGGCAACATCAGACAGGCCGGAGCCAGTGCTAAAGTGTTCTTCAGGGAAATCAAAAACCTGAACGAAGAGCGCCTCTCCCTGATTATTCCTAAACGGGACCGTTTCCGCTTCAATCTGGAGCAGTTGATCCATGATGCCATAGAAAACGGTGAATTTCGTTCTGACCTGAACGCATCCATCGTTACGTTTGGAATTCTTGGCGCAGCTAACTGGAGCTATCAATGGTTCAATCCGGATGGAATGATGTCAGAAAGAGAAGTAGCCGAAATATTTGTAGAAATGATTCTAAATGGCATAGCACATAGAAATTGA
- a CDS encoding 3-hydroxyacyl-CoA dehydrogenase family protein, with translation MKAEDVQQITVLGAGQMGHQIAMLCALGGFETVIQDVQELALSKAESKLNAIMDKWVTKGKLSADQKEAAFQRLRFTTSFEDAVRNTDFVIEAVVEKLDVKREVFAKLEQLAPEHTIFATNSSTIVNSLIASETNRADKVVNMHFFFPPLVMDCVEVVMSDQTSEETAQLTMEVCKRINRTAVLLNKEISGFIANRILGALQKEAVYLYEQGIADYKDIDIICRKALNHPIGPFELMDLSGIDVGYYVMEQRYKETGDPEDKPFACIEEKVKQGHLGRKTGKGWYNYETEGVKL, from the coding sequence ATGAAAGCAGAAGATGTACAGCAGATTACTGTATTAGGTGCAGGCCAAATGGGACATCAGATTGCCATGCTGTGTGCGCTTGGCGGATTTGAAACTGTTATACAGGACGTGCAGGAACTGGCGCTTTCCAAAGCAGAGAGCAAACTCAATGCCATTATGGACAAATGGGTGACTAAAGGAAAGCTTTCTGCCGATCAGAAAGAAGCGGCTTTTCAGCGCCTTCGTTTCACAACAAGCTTTGAAGATGCGGTCAGAAATACCGATTTTGTGATTGAAGCTGTTGTGGAAAAACTGGATGTAAAGCGAGAAGTGTTTGCGAAGCTTGAGCAGTTGGCGCCTGAACATACCATTTTTGCAACCAACAGTTCAACAATCGTCAATAGTTTGATTGCTTCAGAAACAAACCGTGCGGATAAGGTAGTTAACATGCATTTCTTTTTCCCGCCTCTCGTGATGGATTGTGTGGAAGTGGTGATGAGTGACCAAACATCCGAAGAAACGGCTCAGCTGACGATGGAGGTCTGCAAGCGGATCAACCGTACCGCAGTTCTGCTTAATAAAGAGATTTCGGGTTTTATTGCCAACCGTATTTTGGGCGCGCTGCAGAAAGAAGCTGTTTACCTGTATGAACAAGGAATCGCTGACTATAAAGACATCGATATCATTTGCCGTAAAGCATTGAACCACCCGATCGGACCATTTGAACTGATGGACTTATCCGGCATCGATGTAGGCTACTATGTCATGGAACAGCGTTATAAAGAGACGGGCGATCCAGAAGACAAGCCGTTTGCCTGCATTGAAGAGAAAGTGAAGCAAGGCCATTTAGGGAGAAAAACCGGCAAAGGCTGGTACAACTATGAAACTGAAGGAGTGAAACTATAA
- a CDS encoding acyl-CoA thioesterase has translation MHEIELTVRFCETDALGHINNTSYFIYLEEARVRCFETLGLEMNTNEWSFILASTKCDFMAQGYFNERLVVRTGVSKIGTKSFTLEHEIYKAETEELVARGNAVIVYFDFKTQQTAHIPEFLRDALKENLVLQTQESESGNK, from the coding sequence ATGCATGAAATTGAACTGACGGTACGGTTCTGTGAAACGGATGCCCTGGGCCACATTAACAACACGAGTTATTTTATTTATCTGGAAGAAGCGAGGGTCCGCTGCTTTGAAACTCTAGGCCTTGAAATGAACACGAACGAATGGAGCTTTATTCTTGCTTCCACAAAATGTGACTTCATGGCACAAGGTTATTTTAACGAAAGACTAGTGGTGCGGACCGGAGTATCAAAAATCGGAACCAAAAGCTTTACATTGGAACACGAAATCTATAAAGCAGAAACCGAGGAGTTAGTTGCGAGAGGGAATGCAGTCATTGTGTATTTTGACTTTAAAACACAGCAGACTGCTCATATACCAGAATTTCTGCGCGACGCATTGAAAGAGAATCTAGTATTGCA